Proteins from a genomic interval of Bacteroidales bacterium:
- a CDS encoding transporter substrate-binding domain-containing protein, whose product MLRSKILEFLRATVLFLAILVLFSCSSPQRSELAKDMRTGNNSWLMDPVQGRGKLVALTSYGSTSYFNYRGQPLGYQYDLLRSFADYLGVELEIVVNNSVEGAFTDLLDGDCDLIAQDLTVTSARKQRVDFSNPFGQTRQVLVQRKPDHRNIPGYQSATEQGLVRNPAHLAHKTIHIQANTFLVEQLHRLQRGIGDTIYIVVEPEKTAEDLIKMVASGEISYTVCDEQIASINRHYYPDIDVATPVSFYQNVAWAVRKDSPVLLDAINSWLEETRPDSANQLVSRKYFTAPLRAPVKESVKQTAYRGMISVFDDIIKEQSALLNWDWRLLASLIYEESTFNPVVRSRKGAFGLMQMMPQTMETFGIDTTSSPQDHIAAGVRFLQWLDKQLRYRVLDDDERVKFVLAAYNVGIAHIYDAMRLAEKYGRDPAVWTDNVDYFILNKSDPFFYTDSVVQYGYARGEEPYQFVGDVFARYDYYRGIGR is encoded by the coding sequence ATGCTACGCAGCAAAATTTTAGAATTTCTACGGGCGACTGTCTTATTTCTGGCCATTCTGGTGCTGTTTTCCTGTTCGAGTCCTCAGCGCAGCGAGCTGGCGAAGGACATGCGGACGGGAAATAATTCGTGGTTGATGGATCCTGTTCAGGGACGCGGTAAGTTGGTTGCCCTGACGAGTTACGGATCAACCAGTTATTTTAATTATCGTGGCCAGCCCTTGGGATATCAATATGACCTGTTGAGATCGTTCGCGGATTATCTGGGAGTGGAGCTTGAAATTGTAGTGAATAACAGTGTTGAGGGTGCTTTCACTGATCTGCTGGACGGTGACTGTGACCTGATCGCACAGGATCTGACGGTTACCTCAGCGCGAAAGCAAAGGGTGGATTTTTCAAATCCTTTCGGTCAAACCCGCCAGGTGCTGGTACAACGCAAACCCGATCACCGGAATATTCCAGGCTACCAGTCTGCAACAGAACAGGGCCTGGTCCGCAATCCTGCACATCTGGCCCACAAAACGATCCATATTCAGGCAAATACATTTCTGGTTGAGCAGCTACACCGCTTGCAGAGGGGTATAGGTGATACGATCTATATCGTAGTGGAGCCTGAGAAGACAGCCGAGGATCTCATCAAGATGGTGGCATCAGGCGAGATCAGTTATACCGTATGCGATGAACAGATCGCTTCCATCAATCGGCATTACTATCCGGATATTGACGTGGCCACTCCGGTGAGCTTCTACCAGAATGTAGCCTGGGCTGTACGAAAAGACTCCCCTGTTCTTCTGGATGCCATTAATTCTTGGCTTGAAGAAACTCGTCCTGACAGTGCCAATCAGTTGGTTAGCCGTAAATACTTCACTGCCCCGCTTAGGGCTCCTGTAAAGGAAAGCGTCAAACAGACGGCCTATCGGGGCATGATCTCTGTCTTTGACGACATTATCAAAGAACAAAGTGCACTGCTGAACTGGGACTGGAGACTCCTGGCGTCGCTGATCTACGAGGAATCAACGTTCAACCCTGTCGTGAGGTCAAGGAAAGGGGCATTTGGGCTGATGCAGATGATGCCGCAAACGATGGAAACATTCGGCATCGATACCACTTCTTCTCCCCAGGACCATATCGCTGCCGGCGTCAGGTTTCTTCAATGGCTGGATAAGCAGCTAAGGTACAGGGTACTGGATGATGATGAGCGCGTTAAGTTCGTACTGGCAGCCTATAATGTGGGCATTGCACATATTTATGACGCCATGCGGCTGGCCGAGAAATACGGCAGGGATCCGGCCGTATGGACCGATAATGTCGATTATTTCATCCTGAATAAATCCGATCCGTTCTTCTACACCGATTCTGTGGTCCAGTATGGCTACGCCAGGGGCGAAGAACCCTATCAGTTTGTCGGGGATGTTTTTGCACGTTACGACTATTACCGGGGGATCGGCCGTTAG
- a CDS encoding TolC family protein, translated as MQTKAFFISLCVFLLPGLVAGQEKLPLSLEDAKSHALAYNKQVKNAALAVDLAQKRINESISSFLPQADVAMDYSNYLGAEMEFRFSEEMPPTTIPFKATSNLYATVSQMIFSGNFIVGLQMLKIYKEMSGTNYEKTEQNIRELTTRAYQNALVADLSILIIQENLDNTLRILENTRAMVLVGVAERLDLDQFEVQLSTLENALKSSERQKELAYNLLRFQLGVPVDTPLELTDSLNYFLDNVDFADMLDEQFNIQENLDYQVMLNQEKLSERQVGLQKMNFLPTLSSYYTYTSKILKSDFDLAPKNVIGLNLAIPILSSGMRSSQVNQARIQYETTLNNKSLLEEQLLLTERQLRVNLASAIDQYLNRKHNVEVSLRIYESYQFKYEQGVSSSLDLATANNNYLQAEADYLESIITLLNARLDLEKLMNKI; from the coding sequence ATGCAAACGAAAGCTTTCTTCATTTCATTATGCGTCTTCCTGTTGCCGGGCCTGGTGGCCGGGCAGGAAAAACTGCCCCTTTCGCTTGAAGACGCAAAGTCCCATGCCCTGGCCTACAACAAACAGGTGAAAAATGCGGCCCTGGCCGTGGACCTGGCCCAGAAAAGGATCAACGAATCCATTTCCTCGTTCCTGCCGCAGGCGGATGTCGCCATGGATTATTCCAATTACCTCGGGGCGGAGATGGAATTCAGATTCAGCGAAGAGATGCCTCCCACCACCATCCCTTTCAAGGCCACCAGTAACCTTTATGCCACGGTTTCGCAGATGATCTTCAGCGGGAATTTCATCGTTGGACTGCAAATGCTGAAGATCTATAAAGAGATGTCGGGAACGAATTATGAGAAAACGGAACAGAACATCCGGGAACTGACCACCCGGGCCTATCAGAATGCCCTGGTGGCCGACCTTTCCATTCTGATCATCCAGGAGAACCTCGACAACACGCTGAGGATACTGGAGAATACCAGAGCGATGGTGCTGGTCGGGGTGGCGGAGAGGCTCGACCTGGACCAGTTCGAAGTACAGCTTTCAACATTGGAAAATGCGTTGAAATCCTCTGAGCGCCAGAAAGAACTTGCTTACAACCTCCTGCGCTTCCAGCTTGGCGTACCGGTGGACACCCCTTTGGAACTGACCGATTCGCTGAATTACTTTCTTGACAACGTTGACTTTGCCGATATGCTCGATGAGCAGTTCAACATTCAGGAAAATCTTGACTACCAGGTCATGCTCAACCAGGAAAAACTGTCGGAACGGCAGGTAGGCCTGCAGAAAATGAATTTTCTTCCCACCCTGAGCAGCTATTACACCTATACCAGCAAGATCCTGAAATCTGACTTTGACCTTGCCCCCAAGAATGTCATCGGGCTGAATCTGGCCATTCCGATCCTTTCCAGCGGTATGAGGAGCTCTCAGGTGAACCAGGCCAGGATTCAATATGAGACGACGCTGAACAACAAGAGTTTACTGGAAGAACAATTGCTGCTGACCGAGAGGCAGCTTCGGGTCAACCTGGCCAGTGCGATCGATCAGTACCTGAACCGGAAGCACAACGTGGAAGTTTCCCTCCGGATATACGAGAGCTATCAGTTCAAATATGAACAGGGAGTGTCCTCCAGCCTTGATCTGGCCACTGCCAACAACAATTACCTGCAGGCGGAAGCTGATTACCTGGAATCCATTATCACGTTGCTGAATGCACGGCTTGATCTTGAGAAACTGATGAATAAAATTTAA
- a CDS encoding efflux RND transporter permease subunit, with translation MSIYKSAVNKPITTIMIFIAVVVLGLFSLRNIPIDLYPEMEPPFISVMTTYAGANAADIETNVTKPIEDAMNSVDNLKEVTSLSYDNLSLVSMEFEWGTNLDEVMNDVRSVIDGTYNYLPEGCERPSVFKFSTSMMPILFYAITAEESYPGLEKIIEEKLVNPLNRIEGIGSVSTMGGPKRIIYVDVDPKKLDAYALSLEQIGSMISAENLNMPSGNVKMGQFDYQLRVEGEFSESDQLKGIIVSQVAGKPIYLKDIAVVSDTLKYGYIDESINGKKGMRMIVQKQSGANTVKIARDVNKMLKELTIGLPPDITIEPIMDTSDFIRGSIDNLSQTLMWAFLFVILVVLFFLGRWRATVIIILTIPISLVVSFIYLYFTGSSLNVISLSSLSIAIGMVVDDAIVVLENITRHIERGSSPREAAIYATNEVWLAVIITTLVIVAVFMPLTLVGGMTGVMFNELGWIVTITIVTSTLVAITLTPVLSSRLLKMRLPKEKVMNRAYDRTIRVFLDKLDAFYENTIRWALHHKSFVVAISILVFVGSLILGAFFVKTDFFPESDESSMTVALEMQTGLRMEESLKTARKVEQIIRDRYPEIILVSNSTGADDEGSFFSLFMATGSNRTNLMMRLVPVDERSRSVFEVADDLRNQLDQIAEIVTYQVSTSSSMFGGSTNTVDIEIFGYDFNQTNQLADEIRNRVATIAGAKEITLSREKDRPELQVVLDREKMALKGLNSAMVSTYIRNRVDGLTASVFREEGDEYDIDVRFEEDYRNSITDLQEITIINPSGDKIKLSELGEVKEYWSPPNIEHKRRERIAKVSVKPVGISLGELATRIREEMKDVQVPPEIMINIGGAYEDQMEGFQDIGLLMIVSLILVFIVMASQFESFAMPFVIMFSIPFAFTGVVLSLFLTGTTLSLIAALGAVLLIGIVVKNGIVLVDFINLMRDRGNELYQAIQKAGRSRLRPVLMTAGTTMLGMFPLALSRGEGSEIWSPMGITVIGGLVFSTVVTMVIVPVMYAILARRGERDKKMKLRKRFVFLDQ, from the coding sequence ATGAGTATCTATAAAAGTGCTGTCAATAAGCCCATTACAACGATCATGATCTTCATAGCGGTGGTGGTGCTGGGTCTGTTCTCCCTCAGGAATATCCCCATCGACCTTTACCCGGAAATGGAGCCGCCGTTCATCAGTGTCATGACCACCTATGCCGGTGCCAATGCGGCGGATATCGAGACCAATGTGACCAAGCCCATCGAGGATGCCATGAATTCAGTGGATAACCTGAAGGAAGTCACTTCCCTGTCGTATGATAACCTTTCACTGGTCAGCATGGAATTCGAATGGGGCACCAACCTCGACGAGGTAATGAACGATGTGAGGTCGGTCATTGATGGAACGTACAACTACCTGCCTGAGGGATGTGAACGGCCTTCGGTCTTTAAGTTCAGCACCAGCATGATGCCGATCCTTTTCTATGCCATCACGGCCGAGGAGAGTTATCCGGGACTGGAGAAGATCATTGAGGAGAAACTGGTCAATCCTCTGAACCGGATCGAAGGGATCGGCTCAGTGTCTACCATGGGCGGGCCGAAAAGGATCATTTATGTGGACGTTGACCCTAAAAAACTGGACGCATATGCACTTTCTCTGGAACAGATCGGAAGCATGATCAGCGCTGAAAACCTCAACATGCCTTCCGGGAACGTGAAAATGGGGCAGTTCGATTATCAGTTGCGCGTGGAAGGGGAGTTTTCGGAAAGTGATCAGCTGAAGGGGATCATTGTCTCCCAGGTTGCCGGAAAGCCAATCTATCTGAAAGATATTGCCGTTGTAAGTGACACCCTCAAGTACGGATATATCGATGAAAGCATCAACGGCAAGAAAGGGATGCGAATGATTGTCCAGAAGCAATCCGGGGCCAATACGGTGAAGATAGCCAGGGATGTCAATAAAATGCTAAAAGAGCTAACCATCGGGCTTCCACCCGACATTACCATTGAGCCGATCATGGATACGTCGGATTTTATCCGCGGTTCGATCGACAACCTGTCTCAAACATTGATGTGGGCGTTCCTGTTTGTGATCCTGGTCGTGCTGTTTTTTCTGGGACGATGGAGGGCCACTGTGATCATCATCCTTACCATTCCCATCTCCCTGGTGGTTTCCTTCATCTATCTGTATTTTACAGGAAGCTCCCTTAACGTGATATCCCTTTCATCCTTGTCCATTGCCATCGGGATGGTAGTGGATGATGCGATCGTTGTCCTTGAGAACATCACCAGGCACATCGAGCGGGGAAGCAGTCCGCGGGAGGCAGCCATCTATGCAACCAATGAAGTTTGGCTGGCCGTCATCATCACCACCCTGGTGATCGTTGCCGTATTCATGCCGCTGACACTGGTGGGAGGGATGACGGGGGTGATGTTCAACGAACTCGGCTGGATCGTGACCATCACCATTGTCACTTCCACCCTGGTGGCCATCACCCTGACACCCGTACTGTCGTCCAGGCTGCTGAAGATGAGGCTGCCAAAGGAAAAGGTCATGAACAGGGCGTACGACAGGACGATCAGGGTCTTTCTTGATAAGCTGGATGCATTTTACGAGAATACGATCAGGTGGGCACTGCACCATAAAAGTTTTGTTGTTGCGATAAGCATTTTGGTATTCGTGGGCAGTCTGATCCTTGGGGCATTTTTTGTCAAAACGGATTTTTTCCCGGAAAGCGACGAGAGCAGCATGACGGTAGCCCTCGAAATGCAAACAGGGCTCAGGATGGAGGAATCCCTGAAAACGGCCCGCAAGGTGGAACAGATCATCCGCGACCGGTATCCCGAGATCATTTTGGTCTCCAATTCCACGGGGGCCGACGATGAAGGCAGTTTCTTTTCCCTGTTCATGGCTACCGGATCGAACCGGACAAACCTGATGATGAGGCTGGTTCCTGTCGATGAACGATCCCGCTCCGTGTTTGAGGTTGCTGATGACCTTCGGAACCAGCTCGATCAGATCGCGGAGATCGTAACATATCAGGTTTCAACTTCCAGTTCCATGTTTGGCGGCAGTACCAATACGGTTGATATCGAAATTTTTGGATACGATTTCAATCAAACCAATCAGCTTGCCGATGAGATCAGGAACCGTGTAGCCACCATAGCAGGCGCCAAGGAAATCACCTTGAGCCGCGAGAAGGACAGACCTGAACTTCAGGTGGTGCTGGACCGCGAAAAGATGGCCCTGAAAGGACTCAACAGCGCCATGGTTTCCACCTATATCCGCAACCGGGTGGATGGGTTGACGGCTTCTGTGTTCAGGGAAGAGGGGGATGAATATGACATTGATGTTCGCTTTGAGGAAGATTACAGAAATTCAATCACGGACCTGCAGGAGATCACGATCATCAATCCATCCGGGGATAAGATCAAATTGAGCGAGCTGGGTGAAGTGAAGGAATACTGGTCGCCACCCAACATCGAACACAAGCGGAGGGAAAGGATCGCGAAAGTTTCCGTCAAGCCTGTCGGCATATCCCTGGGCGAACTGGCCACCAGGATCAGGGAAGAAATGAAAGACGTGCAGGTTCCGCCGGAAATCATGATCAACATTGGCGGAGCCTATGAAGATCAGATGGAGGGGTTCCAGGATATCGGGTTGCTGATGATCGTAAGCCTCATCCTGGTCTTTATCGTCATGGCATCGCAGTTTGAGTCGTTTGCGATGCCTTTTGTGATCATGTTCTCCATTCCATTTGCCTTCACCGGTGTTGTGCTAAGCCTGTTCCTGACCGGCACCACCTTAAGCCTGATCGCAGCCTTGGGGGCCGTGCTGCTGATCGGCATCGTGGTGAAGAACGGCATCGTGCTGGTCGACTTCATCAACCTGATGCGCGACAGGGGTAACGAGTTGTATCAGGCCATTCAGAAGGCAGGCCGTTCACGTTTACGCCCGGTTTTGATGACGGCAGGAACGACCATGCTGGGTATGTTTCCCCTGGCCCTGAGCCGGGGCGAAGGATCCGAGATCTGGTCGCCAATGGGTATCACGGTGATCGGAGGATTGGTGTTTTCCACGGTCGTCACCATGGTCATTGTCCCGGTGATGTATGCCATCCTGGCACGCCGCGGCGAGCGCGACAAAAAGATGAAGCTCCGCAAACGCTTCGTATTCCTCGATCAATAA
- a CDS encoding DUF5723 family protein — protein sequence MKKLLMTCAVFILSAGSLLAQTEISAFTATGGAYSTTFLTDYQCLGINPANLGWTRNDHKMNLGLGEGTVSIYSEPLTRKEVFNDLFNDEDWLDNQGKKDAAKKFTDTRLLGIGAWTWVGFSYQDEKIGGIAFNIRERLMWNSSLNEKAASFLFTGWRDPYFDQKITNQYGDTIEGISSNSQYASTVYKGTDQHLLHIREFNLGYGRKLLEIDDDITWYGGFAVKYLLGFAGVQYYQNENGELMAFSALSPIYDVDYDTPTPSAVSGSGMKKVGSGFGFDIGTTFRYKNLKIGIAVNDIGSIKWDGNVYEGNDVRVYSIETEGMNNYNIFEQGELIVSDNHPDDPNEWTGLENKTVKLPMNLRGGASYRIMEALEVGVDLYVPLGDKVPGYYDAVVFGLGTHYDPAPWIQLSLGLVSKGDFGVNIPMGVTFFPVNNEKRTWSMGLGTGDMITWFSDTDPTVALCFGLLRFSFGEK from the coding sequence ATGAAAAAACTTCTAATGACCTGTGCGGTATTTATCCTTTCAGCCGGTTCGTTGCTGGCACAAACGGAAATCAGTGCTTTCACCGCAACGGGGGGAGCCTACAGTACGACATTCCTGACCGATTACCAGTGTCTTGGCATCAATCCGGCCAATCTCGGCTGGACACGCAACGACCATAAAATGAACCTTGGCCTTGGTGAAGGTACCGTTTCCATTTATTCTGAGCCTCTGACAAGAAAGGAGGTTTTCAACGACCTGTTCAATGATGAGGACTGGTTAGATAACCAGGGAAAGAAAGATGCTGCCAAAAAGTTTACAGATACCCGGCTCCTCGGAATAGGAGCATGGACGTGGGTCGGATTCTCCTATCAGGATGAGAAAATAGGCGGTATCGCTTTCAACATCAGGGAGCGGCTGATGTGGAATTCCTCCTTGAACGAAAAAGCTGCCAGTTTCCTGTTCACGGGCTGGAGAGATCCCTATTTTGATCAGAAAATCACGAATCAATACGGAGACACCATCGAGGGGATCTCATCCAATTCACAGTATGCTTCAACGGTCTATAAGGGCACCGACCAGCACCTTCTCCACATCCGGGAGTTCAACCTCGGTTACGGACGGAAACTTCTCGAGATTGACGATGATATAACCTGGTATGGAGGCTTTGCGGTTAAATACCTCCTGGGATTTGCCGGCGTTCAGTATTATCAAAATGAGAATGGGGAACTGATGGCCTTTTCTGCCCTCAGCCCCATTTATGATGTGGATTATGACACGCCAACTCCATCAGCTGTTTCGGGAAGCGGAATGAAAAAGGTAGGCTCAGGGTTTGGCTTCGATATCGGGACCACTTTCCGGTATAAAAACCTGAAAATTGGAATTGCCGTGAATGATATCGGAAGCATCAAATGGGACGGCAATGTGTACGAAGGTAATGATGTCAGGGTATACAGCATTGAAACAGAAGGGATGAACAACTATAATATCTTCGAGCAGGGGGAATTGATCGTGTCGGATAATCATCCTGATGATCCCAATGAATGGACGGGGTTGGAGAATAAAACGGTGAAGCTGCCCATGAACCTTCGGGGAGGTGCAAGCTACCGGATCATGGAAGCGCTGGAGGTGGGGGTGGATCTTTATGTGCCACTCGGCGACAAGGTCCCCGGATATTATGATGCAGTGGTCTTCGGGCTGGGCACCCATTATGATCCTGCTCCCTGGATCCAGCTATCGCTTGGCCTTGTCTCAAAAGGAGATTTCGGCGTAAACATACCCATGGGGGTTACCTTCTTTCCTGTGAATAATGAAAAAAGAACCTGGTCAATGGGATTGGGAACCGGTGATATGATCACCTGGTTCTCCGATACTGATCCAACCGTTGCCCTGTGCTTCGGGTTACTGCGTTTCAGCTTCGGAGAGAAGTAG
- a CDS encoding TetR/AcrR family transcriptional regulator, translated as MEPRQRVIQKSIELFTRYGIRQVTMDQVAEEVGMSKRTIYEMFRDKDTLIKESLEAMNELYLGEVNEILANASNVIEALYKFGQHGHRVKSEINPLFFEDIRRIYPHLWEAQKKRSKPSGGSLSCGILERGIKEGIFMHDLNLEIVDAFFSVMMDTFHKKDIFPENATPHDLVRNIINPYFVGISTEKGRKLIEQYGNLFE; from the coding sequence ATGGAACCCCGGCAACGCGTCATTCAAAAATCCATCGAGCTGTTCACCCGGTATGGGATCCGGCAGGTGACCATGGACCAGGTCGCAGAGGAAGTAGGCATGTCGAAAAGGACCATTTATGAGATGTTCAGGGATAAGGACACCCTAATAAAGGAATCCCTGGAAGCGATGAATGAGCTCTATCTGGGGGAAGTGAATGAAATCCTTGCGAATGCCTCCAACGTCATCGAAGCGCTTTATAAGTTCGGCCAGCACGGGCACAGGGTAAAATCGGAGATCAACCCTTTGTTCTTTGAGGATATCCGCAGGATCTACCCCCATTTGTGGGAGGCACAAAAGAAAAGATCAAAACCGTCCGGAGGATCCCTCAGCTGCGGCATCCTGGAGCGTGGAATCAAAGAAGGGATCTTCATGCACGATCTGAACCTGGAAATCGTTGATGCTTTTTTTAGCGTCATGATGGACACGTTTCACAAAAAAGATATTTTTCCGGAGAATGCCACCCCGCACGACCTGGTCCGTAACATCATCAATCCTTATTTCGTGGGGATATCCACTGAAAAGGGAAGGAAACTGATCGAACAGTACGGTAATTTATTTGAGTGA
- a CDS encoding thioredoxin-like domain-containing protein, with the protein MKPIFAFLMMMTVLAGYAQNSHEISGSVTNLKEPKVFLAYFYGEQVHIFDSAVVSDNGSFKFSVNASHLPGYYRVILKKDHYVDLILNDEDIRFRTDFNEPLDSLRILQSRENQIYYDFLEQAGKNRLKQDLLTTLIDYYPRDDTFYQEIRDRYHAVQKNVDRYADSIVWNFPALYVARVIKAQKRPFLNADLKPEERMQYLRANYWSSVDMTDTTLLRSTVYTNLAIDYMSLYGNRQFNQEQLENAFIQAVDVMLTVSMASEAVYRFMLEYLVKGFEKYHFDKVLDHISTTYAVEEGCENESIDGEVMKRLKNYQNLSVGKPAPGVSIPDTTGKMIDLQQFSNDYLLIIFWASWCQHCSELMPRLKDVYQKYRPRLEMLAISIDHDKEAYVKALREGNFPWMNGCDLKGWGSTPAVNFNIYATPTMFLLDKNKTIIAKPITLRELQNELTRVFNF; encoded by the coding sequence ATGAAACCAATCTTTGCTTTTCTGATGATGATGACGGTCCTGGCTGGTTATGCACAAAACTCCCATGAAATCAGCGGTAGTGTCACGAACCTGAAGGAGCCAAAGGTTTTCCTGGCTTATTTTTACGGGGAACAGGTGCACATCTTTGATTCTGCCGTTGTTTCTGATAATGGCAGTTTTAAATTTTCAGTCAATGCATCCCATCTGCCCGGCTACTACCGGGTCATCCTGAAAAAAGATCATTACGTGGATCTTATTCTTAATGATGAGGACATACGCTTCCGGACTGATTTCAATGAGCCCCTCGATAGTTTAAGGATCCTGCAATCCAGGGAGAACCAGATCTATTATGACTTTCTGGAACAGGCTGGTAAAAACCGGCTCAAACAGGATCTGCTCACCACACTGATCGATTATTATCCAAGGGATGACACCTTTTATCAGGAAATCAGGGACCGGTACCATGCTGTCCAGAAAAATGTTGACCGTTATGCCGACAGCATCGTATGGAACTTTCCTGCCCTTTATGTCGCCCGTGTGATCAAGGCTCAGAAAAGACCCTTTCTGAACGCAGATCTTAAGCCTGAAGAACGCATGCAATACCTTCGTGCGAACTACTGGTCGTCCGTTGACATGACCGATACCACGCTGCTCCGAAGCACGGTCTATACCAATCTTGCCATCGATTACATGTCGCTTTACGGGAACCGGCAGTTCAACCAGGAACAACTGGAGAATGCATTCATCCAGGCGGTGGATGTGATGCTTACAGTTTCCATGGCCAGTGAGGCCGTTTACCGTTTTATGCTGGAATACCTTGTCAAAGGTTTCGAAAAGTACCATTTCGACAAGGTGCTGGATCATATTTCCACGACCTATGCCGTGGAGGAAGGATGTGAAAATGAGAGCATTGATGGCGAAGTGATGAAACGGCTGAAAAATTACCAGAACCTGTCGGTGGGGAAGCCGGCACCGGGAGTTTCCATACCGGATACCACCGGAAAAATGATCGATCTGCAGCAGTTTTCAAACGATTACCTGCTGATCATTTTCTGGGCGAGCTGGTGTCAGCACTGCTCGGAGCTGATGCCCCGGCTGAAGGACGTTTACCAGAAATACCGTCCCCGCCTTGAAATGCTGGCCATCTCCATTGACCACGACAAGGAAGCGTACGTGAAAGCCCTCAGGGAAGGAAACTTCCCCTGGATGAACGGTTGTGACCTGAAGGGATGGGGAAGCACCCCGGCAGTTAATTTCAATATTTACGCCACTCCCACGATGTTTCTGCTGGACAAGAACAAGACCATCATTGCCAAGCCCATTACGCTCAGGGAGCTACAGAATGAACTGACCAGGGTTTTTAATTTCTGA
- a CDS encoding efflux RND transporter periplasmic adaptor subunit, with amino-acid sequence MKIIRNFSFLMAIILILAGCSSGTGTDSTQSGDPSSTVVKVEKVKVMALQTQVIGRNIEYTTTLLPYEEVHLVPSSPGRIDRIFVEVGSRVKKGALLAQMDQTQLHQAMIQLKNLETDYRRLDTLQKVGSVTRQQFDQLATQYEIARSNVEFLQENTRLVAPFYGIISGKYFEDSEMYSGAPNTASGKAAILSVVQINPLKALVNIPETYYPQVNEGMKPKIQCDIYPGETYTGTIIRKYPTIDPYTHSFQVEIRIDNPGEKLRPGMFARVVLELGEMSALVVPAPAVLKMQGSNERYVFLEEQGLARRVSVALGQRFDDLVEIISPEIKEGDRLIIAGQSRLIDRVPVEIVTD; translated from the coding sequence ATGAAAATCATAAGAAATTTTTCTTTTCTGATGGCAATAATTCTGATCCTTGCGGGATGTTCCTCCGGCACGGGAACGGACAGTACTCAAAGCGGAGACCCGTCATCCACGGTTGTAAAGGTGGAGAAGGTCAAGGTCATGGCCCTCCAGACACAGGTCATCGGTAGAAACATCGAATATACAACAACGCTGCTACCTTACGAGGAGGTGCACCTGGTCCCGTCCTCCCCGGGTAGGATCGACCGGATCTTTGTCGAAGTGGGCAGCAGGGTCAAAAAGGGCGCCCTGCTGGCTCAAATGGATCAGACCCAGCTGCATCAGGCGATGATCCAGCTGAAAAACCTGGAGACCGACTACAGGCGGCTCGATACGCTGCAAAAAGTAGGGAGCGTGACCCGGCAGCAGTTCGACCAGCTTGCCACCCAATACGAGATTGCCCGCTCCAACGTGGAATTCCTTCAGGAGAACACCCGGCTGGTGGCTCCCTTTTATGGAATCATTTCAGGAAAATACTTTGAAGACAGCGAGATGTATTCAGGCGCTCCCAACACGGCTTCCGGGAAAGCCGCGATCCTGTCGGTGGTTCAGATCAATCCGCTGAAAGCCCTGGTCAACATTCCCGAGACCTATTATCCACAGGTCAACGAGGGGATGAAGCCAAAGATACAATGCGACATTTATCCCGGTGAGACCTATACGGGTACGATCATACGGAAATATCCCACGATAGATCCCTACACCCATTCATTCCAGGTTGAGATCCGGATCGACAATCCGGGGGAAAAACTTCGGCCCGGGATGTTTGCCAGGGTGGTACTGGAGCTTGGTGAAATGAGTGCCCTTGTGGTCCCGGCCCCTGCCGTGCTTAAAATGCAGGGATCCAACGAACGGTATGTTTTCCTGGAAGAACAGGGCCTTGCCAGGAGGGTATCGGTAGCCCTTGGCCAGCGGTTCGATGACCTGGTGGAAATTATTTCCCCGGAGATCAAGGAGGGGGACAGGCTGATCATTGCGGGCCAATCCCGGCTGATTGACAGGGTCCCTGTTGAAATTGTCACGGATTAA
- a CDS encoding DUF2147 domain-containing protein: MNKVTVFILFLAGMLTGSLSVSGQVVKANDILGFWLNEEKDARIEITVTNGRFFGKIVWLEEPNEDNGLPKVDEENPDPALQKRPIMGLEILKDFVFDKDEWSGGTIYDPDNGKTYKCTVKKGSATVLNIRGYIGKEWMGLGRTTVWTRP; this comes from the coding sequence ATGAACAAAGTCACTGTTTTTATTCTGTTTCTGGCAGGTATGCTTACAGGTAGTTTATCTGTGAGTGGCCAGGTTGTCAAGGCGAATGATATTCTTGGTTTCTGGCTGAACGAGGAGAAGGATGCAAGAATTGAAATAACCGTTACCAATGGCAGGTTTTTCGGAAAAATTGTCTGGCTGGAGGAGCCCAATGAAGACAACGGACTGCCCAAGGTGGATGAAGAGAATCCTGATCCTGCTCTGCAAAAACGCCCTATTATGGGACTTGAGATCCTGAAGGATTTTGTTTTTGATAAGGATGAGTGGAGCGGCGGGACGATCTACGATCCTGACAACGGGAAGACTTACAAGTGCACGGTCAAGAAAGGATCAGCCACGGTGCTGAACATCCGGGGCTATATTGGCAAAGAATGGATGGGGCTCGGCCGCACAACCGTCTGGACGCGTCCGTGA